The bacterium genomic sequence CCACGCCGTCGGTCACCCCCAGCGCCACTCCCACTTCCTCGACGACGCCGACCCCGTCGGTCACTCCCACCTCCTCGGTCACGCCCACTCCCTCGGCCACGCCCACGCCTTCGGCCACCCCCACCCCATCCGCCACCCCGACCCCCTCGGTCACCCCCACCCCGTCGGTCACCCCCACTTCCTCCGTCACTCCCGTCCCCTGCGTCTCGCCCCTGGCCCTGCGCAACGTCGACTATATCGACATCATCGACCCTCGCGGCCCCGTCAACAACAGCTGGTTCATCGTCGGCACCGACTGGCTGGAACAGACCGAATTCGGCTACGTCCCCGATAAACTCAATTTCTGGTTCGACGAGGGTTCCCTGGCCGCCGCCTCCCAGTTCAAGCTCAGGTTCGAACAGGCCGCCGCCCCCATCGCCGTCCAGGACGGCGACACGCTGCGCATCGGCTACGACACCTACTACTTCCTGGACGTGATCCTGCCCGCGGTCGCCATGGACGGAACCGAGCTCTTCGTCGGCCTCAACGGCAATACCTACCACGACCTCGAACTCTGCCTGATCGCCAAGGGCTCCCCCACCCCCACCCCGACGCCGACACCGTCGGTCACCCCCACCCCTTCGACCACCCCCAGCGCCACCCCGACCCCGAGCCCGACTTCCACGGTCACGCCCACGCCCAGCGTTACTCCCAGCGCCACCCCGACCTCGACGGCGACACCGTCGCCTTCTTCCACTCCCAGTCCCACTCCCAGCGCCAGCTGTACCCCCGCGTACTGCGAGGAGGCCCTCCTGGTCGCCCAGGTGGAAGATATGAGCATCGCCCGGCTCAGAGCCGCGGGAACGACGGGATGGAGCTGGAGCCTGACCCGGGCGGAGGCGCCGTCGACCGATTGTTACGGATCCGTCCTCGACAACGAAAACAGCTTCAGCGGCCAGAGCGATTATGCCCTGCAACCGGCGGCCGTCCGCTTCACCAGCCTGAGCGAGCCCCTGGACATCCGTGAAGGCGACTACGTGACCGTGACCTACGACGGCGGGAACGTTCTCGACGTCTATCCGCCTCCCCTGGCCGGCTCCGTCGACGTTTATTACTATATCGGCGAGGATGGGAGCACCTTCGTCGACCGCTGGCTCTGCCAACGCGCGCAGAACCCGCCTTCACCGACGCCGACCCCGTCGCCGACCGCCACGCCTTCACGGACGCCGACGCCGTCGCCGACCTGCACCCCCACCCTCACCCCGGCCCAGAGTCCCACTCCGCTGCAGCCGGCCATCCTCCTGGTTAAAACCGCCGGTGACGCTCCCGACGGGGGCACCTGCATCGTCAGGACCTGCTTCGATACCGAATTCCACTACCGGGTGACCAACACCGGGAACACCTACCTTTCCGATATCGAGGTCTGGGACGACAACGGCACCCCCGACGATCCCGGCGACGATTTCCTGGTCGGAGTCATCCCCGGGCCGCTGGCCCCGGGAGAGCACGGGGAACTGAACTACTCGCTTGCGGTCGGGGTCCGGCATTTCAACACCGCGGTCGCCGTCGGCAACCCCACCGACGCCGCCGGGGCCGATATCCCGGGCCTGGACGACGTGAGCGACTCCGATTCCGCCCTGGCCCTGGCCTGGATCGTGGTCGACGGCAACGATTACGACGGCAACGGCGTTACCGACGCCGTCCTCTACCGCTGCGGAACTTCCCTCTGGTCCATACACCATTGCCCCTGCAACCTGAGCGAGCGGATCTACTTCGGCGAGTCCGGCGACGTGGCCGCTCCCGGGGATTACGACGGCGACGGTTCGACCGACACCGCCGTCTTCCGCCCCTCCACCGGCCTCTGGGCGGTGCGGGGTCTGACCCGGGTCTACTTCGGCTCCCTGGAAGACATCCCCATCCCCGCGGACTTCACCGGCGACGGCTTGACCGATATCGGCGTCTTCCGCCCTTCCACCGGGCTCTGGGTCATCCGCGGCCTCACCCGGTTCTATTTCGGCAACAACGGCGATCTTCCCGTCCCCCTGGATGCCACCGGCAGCGGGAGGGACCAGTTTACGATCTTCCGGGCCGAAAGCGGGAAATGGGCGCTCCGGGGAGTAACCCAGGGTTATTTCGGACAAGCCGGCGACTATCCGGCCGTGGCCGATTACGACGGCGACGGGCGCGAGGAGATCGGCATCTTCCGGCCCGACAGCGGTCTCTGGGCGATTAAATCGTTGACCAGGGCCTACTTCGGCCACTACGGCGATTGGCCGCAGCCGGCCAACTACAAGCTGTACGGCCGCGCGGCCCAGATCGGAATCTGGCGTCCCACCGTCGGTCTCTGGGCGGTCCGCAATACCAGTCGGATCTATTACGGGAAGGAAGCGGACGTCCCCATAACCTACTGAAGCGGCTTCCCGCCCCGGGTTGCCCGGGGCGGCTCAGGGGAAGATCCGGGGAATGAAGACGGCCGCGCCGACGGCGGCGGCGAAAACCGCGGCCAGAAGCACTGCGGCCGCCGCTATGTCCTTGGCCCGGCGTATTCTCGGGTCCGCTTCCGGACGGCAGGCGTCGGCCAGGGCTTCCAGGGCGGAATTGAACGCCTCGGCGACCAGCACCGCGGTGACGGCGGCGGCCAACCACAACCAATCCCGGCCCCGCACGCCGCAGACCGTGCCGGCTATACCCACCGCCGCAGCCGATGCGACATGAATTTTGAAATTGGCCTCCCGGCGCAGGAGATACAGCCACCCGCTACCGGCGTGGCGGAAACTGCGCACTCTCGCTCCCAACCAGGGCTTCATCGTTTCCGTCCCCCGGAATTCGAGCCTACGGTGCCCTTCCCTAGCGGCACCGACGACTGATTTGGCGGCTATTATGGCTATATACCCTCTATAAAACTAGCCTGGAGGCCTTTAACCATCCCGAATGAGGGCCTTAAATCGTGTTTGTATCGGAAAACCCTCTTTGCAGCGCTGCTTCGGTCCAGAGAAGACTGTGTAATTGCGCCCCACTCCCACCATAAATCGCCTGAAGCGGGCTATAAATCATGAATAACCAGCTAAAACTAATTCAAATTTCAATTTTAGGATAATTAAGTTTTACAGTTATTTTTCTGTCTTTTGGCTAGTTGTTGTCGATATATGGCCGTGCATATGCCCGTTATACTGGGATAAAAACCCAAATATAACCGAAAATCCACGATTTTTACCCCCGCTCGTCACTGTTTTTGCTGAGGACGGGCATAGGTTATGGGACCGTTCTCATAGCCGACCCGATCGCGCCACCAGCGGGGATAGCCGACCTCCTGGGCCATTGTGTCCTTCTCGTTGACGAAACCGTCCGAATAACGGCCGATCAAGGCCCCGGCCAGGCGTTTCCAGGCCGCCAGCACCTGGGCCGCATTTGCCGAACAAAAATCGGTGAGGTAGGCACAGGCCTGTTCCGGGTTTTTCCGGTAGAGATCGAGCGCCGCCGGTTCCGCCGCCGCCAAGGCTGAGAGTTCGCCGGACTCCAGTTCTTCCTGAGCCTGTTCGATATCCTTGATCATGTAGGAATATTTGATCGTGGACCAGTTGGACACGAAATTGAAGATCCACCAGGCGCTTTCGGGTTGAAATTCCCAGGGCGTATAGTTCCAGAAAGGTTCGGGGACGGCAGTCACGCCGGCGAAGAAGGGGACATAGCAGGTTTCGGCGCCCCGGTCGGCGCCGTACCAGCAAATGCCGCCGATCGGATCGGGATACTTCCGGCGTCCCTGGCAGACGGTCACGTAGCCCTGGTAATAAACGGAGATGCTCCGTTCCCAGGCTCCCTGGCGACGGGCGGAAGGGTCGGCGGTGTCCCCGGAGCGATCATAGGGACCGAAATACCGGTAGGGATTGCCGAACGGCCCCGCCGCCATGCCGACGGTCATATCGAACTCGGTCCCCTCGTAATGGTCCCGGTAGAGGTCCATGACCTCCCGCACCGACAGCAGGCGGTCGGGTTTGACGGTGAAGGGGTAGGCCCGGGTGAAGCCGTTCTCGACCCAGGGGCCCAGCTTGAGGGAAGGCGCGATCCGGTCCTGTATCCTCCATACCCGGCGCAGGGAATAATAAGGATGGTTATACTCGCCCAGGCTAGCGGCTTTCAGCCAATCGAGCGGACCGTCTTCGGGGCGCCACCAGCCCTGGCGGCGGGCCACGTCGAAGAGATTCCGGGAATACAGGGTCCCGGAGTCATCGGGATCGATCTCCCGGATCCGGAACTC encodes the following:
- a CDS encoding diacylglycerol kinase family protein — its product is MKPWLGARVRSFRHAGSGWLYLLRREANFKIHVASAAAVGIAGTVCGVRGRDWLWLAAAVTAVLVAEAFNSALEALADACRPEADPRIRRAKDIAAAAVLLAAVFAAAVGAAVFIPRIFP
- a CDS encoding C69 family dipeptidase, with the translated sequence MRNRFWGAAAATAFLILFPEPVRPCTTMVVTPGASADGSMIVTHSDDNEMADQRLVYVPARDWPAGALRPVYASASPTGDLTRYNTYEYPRLVDPDRAAAYATAGFPRSVPLGFIPQVSHTYAYFDGIYGIMNEHQLMFGECTSGSKTDGTLPEAGKRIFYSAELSRVALERCRTAREAVDLMGELIDEYGFWGTGETLPVADPEEAWVMEMCPSPEGTGGLWVARKIPDGEVFAAANEFRIREIDPDDSGTLYSRNLFDVARRQGWWRPEDGPLDWLKAASLGEYNHPYYSLRRVWRIQDRIAPSLKLGPWVENGFTRAYPFTVKPDRLLSVREVMDLYRDHYEGTEFDMTVGMAAGPFGNPYRYFGPYDRSGDTADPSARRQGAWERSISVYYQGYVTVCQGRRKYPDPIGGICWYGADRGAETCYVPFFAGVTAVPEPFWNYTPWEFQPESAWWIFNFVSNWSTIKYSYMIKDIEQAQEELESGELSALAAAEPAALDLYRKNPEQACAYLTDFCSANAAQVLAAWKRLAGALIGRYSDGFVNEKDTMAQEVGYPRWWRDRVGYENGPITYARPQQKQ